In one window of Gossypium arboreum isolate Shixiya-1 chromosome 4, ASM2569848v2, whole genome shotgun sequence DNA:
- the LOC108459253 gene encoding agamous-like MADS-box protein AGL65, which yields MGRKKLKIRRLEDLKARQAKYSKRKTGILKKAKELNILCEVDVALLFSSPSGRPTLFVGQNSTGLSSILKRLSNMSFEEREERRAYTIEMLKKIYENSESEFDLLSLPHATNADTLKLYEDELQELKDKLVEKSKILRDWRNPNNVEDLNQIKMMEDHLIASLNGLRSRRNQLAMEQQIRERELEGNENLET from the exons ATgggaagaaaaaaattaaaaatccgaAGATTGGAAGACTTGAAAGCAAGACAAGCAAAATATTCGAAGCGTAAAACAGGAATTCTGAAGAAAGCTAAAGAACTTAATATATTGTGTGAAGTTGATGTTGCCCTTCTATTTTCTTCCCCATCTGGTAGACCAACCCTTTTTGTTGGTCAAAATTCCAC TGGTTTAAGTAGTATTCTTAAGAGATTGTCGAATATGTCATTCGAGGAGCGCGAGGAAAG GAGGGCCTATACAATAGAG atgttgaagaaaatttatgaaaattcggAGTCAGAGTTTGATCTATTAAGCTTGCCCCATGCCACAAATGCTGATACCCTCAAG TTGTACGAAGATGAGCTGCAAGAGCTAAAGGATAAACTTGTGGAAAAGAGCAAGATACTAAG AGACTGGAGAAACCCAAATAATGTTGAGGACCTAAACCAAATAAAGATGATGGAGGATCATCTTATTGCATCTCTTAATGGACTCAGAAGCAGGAGG AATCAATTAGCAATGGAGCAGCAAATCAGAGAAAGAGAATTAGAG GGAAATGAGAACCTGGAAACTTAA